A portion of the Calothrix sp. 336/3 genome contains these proteins:
- the argF gene encoding ornithine carbamoyltransferase, with translation MAELSGRDLLSLADLSSQEIQELLQMASQLKSRQLQLRCNRVLGLLFSKASTRTRVSFTVAMYQLGGQVIDLNPNVTQVSRGEPVQDTARVLDRYLDILAIRTFAQAELETFANYAEIPVINALTDLEHPCQILADLLTVKECFGDFSGLTLTYVGDGNNVANSLMLGCALVGMNVRIATPPGYEPNPIMVEKARSIAQNQAQVVVTNDADGATEGCHVLYTDVWASMGQESEADNRMPIFQPYQINEKLLTIAHPQAIVLHCLPAHRGEEITDGVMEGSQSRIWEQAENRMHAQKALLASILGAQ, from the coding sequence ATGGCAGAGTTGAGTGGACGAGACTTATTAAGTCTAGCGGACTTAAGTTCTCAAGAAATACAAGAATTGTTGCAGATGGCATCTCAATTGAAGTCTCGCCAGCTACAGTTGCGGTGTAATCGAGTGTTGGGTTTGTTGTTTTCTAAAGCTTCGACGCGCACCAGAGTTAGCTTTACTGTAGCAATGTATCAGTTGGGTGGACAGGTAATTGATTTAAACCCCAATGTTACCCAGGTGAGTCGGGGTGAACCTGTGCAGGATACCGCACGAGTATTAGATCGATATTTAGATATTTTAGCGATTCGGACTTTTGCCCAGGCAGAATTAGAAACCTTCGCCAATTATGCCGAAATCCCAGTCATTAATGCTTTGACTGATTTAGAGCATCCTTGCCAAATTCTAGCGGATTTATTGACTGTCAAAGAGTGTTTTGGTGATTTTTCCGGTTTGACTTTAACATATGTTGGGGATGGCAATAATGTAGCGAATTCCCTGATGTTGGGGTGTGCTTTAGTTGGAATGAATGTGAGAATTGCCACTCCCCCAGGTTATGAACCAAATCCGATAATGGTGGAAAAAGCGCGGAGTATTGCCCAAAATCAAGCTCAGGTAGTTGTGACTAATGACGCAGATGGGGCTACCGAGGGTTGTCATGTTTTATATACTGATGTGTGGGCAAGTATGGGGCAAGAATCCGAAGCAGATAATCGGATGCCAATTTTTCAACCCTATCAAATTAACGAAAAATTACTCACTATTGCCCATCCCCAAGCAATTGTTTTACACTGTTTACCAGCCCATCGAGGTGAAGAAATTACTGATGGTGTGATGGAAGGTTCTCAATCTCGGATTTGGGAACAGGCAGAAAATAGAATGCACGCTCAAAAAGCTTTACTCGCAAGTATTTTAGGTGCGCAGTAG
- the lexA gene encoding transcriptional repressor LexA yields MERLTEAQRELYEWLVEYIRIHQHSPSIRQMMQAMNLKSPAPIQSRLEHLRTKGYIEWNEGKARTIRILRGNKQGVPILGAIAAGGLIEPYTDAVEHLDMMNMALPSQTYALRVSGDSMIEDSIVDGDLVFLRPVAEPNQLKNGTIVAARVEGHGTTLKRFYRSGDRVTLQPANPKYTPIEVNAIQVQVQGSLVAVWRSYN; encoded by the coding sequence ATGGAGAGACTAACTGAAGCTCAAAGAGAATTGTATGAGTGGTTGGTGGAATATATTCGCATCCATCAACATTCTCCTTCAATTCGTCAAATGATGCAGGCGATGAATTTAAAGTCTCCTGCTCCGATTCAGAGTCGTTTGGAGCATTTACGCACCAAGGGATATATTGAATGGAATGAGGGGAAAGCACGGACGATTAGAATTTTACGGGGAAATAAGCAGGGTGTACCCATTTTAGGAGCGATCGCTGCTGGTGGTTTAATTGAACCCTATACTGATGCTGTTGAGCATCTAGATATGATGAACATGGCTTTACCATCACAAACCTATGCTTTGCGGGTGAGTGGTGACAGTATGATTGAGGATTCCATCGTTGATGGAGATTTAGTATTTCTACGACCAGTAGCAGAACCTAATCAACTGAAAAATGGCACAATTGTAGCTGCCAGGGTGGAAGGACATGGTACAACCTTAAAACGGTTTTATCGTAGTGGCGATCGCGTCACATTACAACCGGCTAATCCTAAATACACACCCATAGAAGTGAATGCAATTCAGGTACAGGTGCAGGGTTCCTTAGTTGCAGTATGGCGTAGTTATAACTGA
- a CDS encoding DNA phosphorothioation system restriction enzyme encodes MYLTREQVQQLPTFKLRVPFVGESHGIYHTQPLPGCPKIPASLQLRQYQRQAITNWFANHGRGMLKMATGSGKTITGLAIASELYKQIQLQVLLIVCPYRHLVTQWARECEKFNLQPVLAFENIRTWQSQLATQLYNIRAGTQPFLTIITTNSTLITPGFQSQIKYLPVKTLIIGDEAHNLGTPKLEESLPRNVGLRLGLSATPERYFDEIGTQSLFNYFGKVLQPEFTLKDAINQGALVHYLYYPILVELTEAESISYAKITQKIGRTLLYREKTGDDSVNFSNLEDNEDIKQLLMQRARLIGAAENKLHALRNIMQNRRDTTHTLFYCSDGSQEDAQRSSLQQLQAVARILGTEIGYKINTYTAHTSLTEREAIRRQFENGELQGLVAIRCLDEGMDIPAIQTAIILASSGNPRQFIQRRGRVLRPHPNKERATIFDMIVLPPDLERNTLEVEKNLLRKELRRFVEFADLADNAGEARMQLLDLQKRYGLLDI; translated from the coding sequence ATGTACCTCACACGGGAGCAAGTTCAACAATTACCAACTTTCAAACTACGAGTACCCTTCGTTGGTGAAAGTCATGGTATTTATCACACTCAACCCCTTCCAGGATGTCCGAAAATTCCTGCATCTCTGCAATTACGGCAATACCAGCGTCAAGCAATTACCAACTGGTTTGCTAATCATGGTAGAGGAATGCTGAAAATGGCAACAGGAAGTGGTAAGACAATTACTGGATTGGCGATCGCTAGTGAACTATACAAACAAATTCAACTCCAAGTCTTACTTATAGTTTGTCCCTATCGTCATCTTGTCACCCAATGGGCAAGAGAATGTGAAAAGTTCAACTTGCAACCCGTCTTAGCATTTGAAAATATTCGCACTTGGCAAAGTCAATTAGCAACGCAACTATATAATATTCGTGCTGGTACTCAACCTTTTTTAACAATTATTACTACCAATTCTACCCTGATTACTCCAGGATTTCAATCACAAATTAAATATTTACCAGTCAAAACTTTGATTATTGGCGATGAAGCTCATAATTTAGGAACACCCAAATTAGAAGAAAGTTTGCCGCGAAATGTAGGTTTACGCTTGGGTTTATCTGCCACCCCTGAAAGATATTTTGATGAGATAGGAACCCAGTCTCTTTTTAACTATTTTGGTAAAGTTCTACAACCAGAGTTTACCTTGAAAGATGCTATTAATCAGGGTGCATTAGTCCATTATCTTTACTACCCAATATTAGTAGAATTAACAGAAGCTGAAAGCATCTCCTACGCCAAAATCACCCAAAAGATTGGACGTACTTTATTATATAGAGAAAAGACAGGAGATGATTCTGTCAATTTTTCCAACCTTGAAGATAATGAAGATATCAAACAGTTGTTAATGCAGCGAGCAAGGTTAATTGGTGCAGCAGAAAATAAGCTCCATGCATTGCGAAATATTATGCAAAATCGCCGTGATACTACCCATACTCTTTTCTATTGTAGTGATGGTTCCCAGGAAGATGCACAGCGTTCTAGTCTCCAGCAATTGCAAGCAGTCGCCAGAATTTTAGGTACAGAAATTGGTTATAAAATTAATACCTATACTGCTCATACATCCCTCACAGAAAGAGAAGCTATTCGTCGTCAATTTGAAAATGGAGAATTACAAGGTTTAGTTGCCATTCGTTGTCTGGATGAAGGTATGGATATTCCTGCGATTCAAACGGCAATTATCCTCGCAAGTTCAGGGAATCCTCGGCAATTCATTCAACGTCGTGGAAGAGTTTTACGCCCTCATCCAAATAAGGAAAGGGCAACGATTTTTGATATGATAGTTTTACCTCCAGATTTAGAAAGAAACACTCTAGAAGTAGAAAAAAACTTATTAAGAAAAGAGTTACGTCGATTTGTAGAGTTTGCAGATTTAGCAGATAACGCAGGGGAAGCAAGAATGCAATTACTAGATTTACAAAAAAGATACGGACTATTAGATATTTGA
- a CDS encoding AAA family ATPase, translated as MKLISLRLCNFRSFYGKTPEIFIAQGNTQNTTIIHGNNGAGKTSLLNAFTWVLYEKFTAAFASTEQLVNKRAIAEAEIGKSIECWVEIIWEHEGRKYRVRRESKVYKNHQTIDNGKTELKMWLFRDDGTLSYVDKHLEDIINQILPHSLHQYFFFDGERIEQIVRVDKKSEIAEATKIFLGVEVINRAIRHLNDARKTLDNELNTIGSAETKQLIQQQSKLEKQIELIYQRQQEIKEEIEFQNQIKKETSNHLRDLNNAKELQERRQFLEKQKKDNQENLRQSRNSVKKIISTRAYTVLIPQTTSKFRDIINHLKQQGELRHGISQELIHELLDNHRCICGTELSEGSQTRENIEKLLQKATSSLVEEKAIRMTAKVDEIDKQAINFWEAVDREQSQINQLRINIAEIELELDNIQEKLRKDPSEEIRNLQQRLEAIEEKITELTLEQGGNQQKIYQYQTELEALIKQIHKQKFNESRQQLAQRRIQATQEAIARLIEVKNRQEEQFRLQLEQRIQEIFSQIAFAPYIPKISEKYELTLVENTTGIESPVAASTAENQILSLSFIASIIDRVREWSQKKKVLMVPDSNTFPIVMDSPFGSLDEQYRRQIAKVMPQMVNQLIILVNKTQWRGEVETEITHRIGKQYILTYYSSKPDCEVDDIDIAGERYYLVRQSPNEFEYTEITPVNHD; from the coding sequence ATGAAATTAATTTCTCTGCGTTTGTGTAATTTTCGTTCCTTCTATGGAAAGACACCAGAAATATTTATTGCTCAAGGAAATACCCAAAATACTACTATTATTCATGGCAATAATGGAGCAGGTAAAACTAGCTTATTAAATGCTTTTACTTGGGTTCTGTATGAAAAATTTACTGCCGCATTTGCTTCCACAGAACAATTAGTAAATAAACGGGCGATCGCAGAAGCGGAAATCGGCAAAAGTATTGAGTGCTGGGTAGAAATTATTTGGGAGCATGAGGGGAGAAAATATCGTGTACGTCGAGAATCAAAGGTTTATAAAAATCATCAGACTATCGACAACGGTAAAACAGAATTAAAAATGTGGCTATTTAGAGATGATGGTACTCTCTCCTATGTTGATAAGCATTTAGAAGATATCATTAATCAAATTTTGCCCCATAGTTTACATCAATACTTTTTCTTTGATGGTGAACGTATTGAGCAAATTGTTCGTGTTGATAAAAAATCAGAGATTGCAGAAGCAACAAAAATTTTCCTAGGAGTGGAAGTTATCAATCGTGCAATTCGTCATCTCAATGATGCCAGAAAAACCTTAGATAATGAACTCAATACCATAGGAAGTGCAGAAACAAAACAGCTTATACAGCAGCAAAGTAAATTAGAAAAGCAGATAGAATTAATTTATCAAAGACAACAAGAAATTAAAGAAGAAATAGAATTTCAAAATCAAATAAAAAAAGAAACTAGTAATCACTTAAGAGATTTAAATAATGCCAAGGAATTACAGGAGAGGAGGCAATTTTTAGAAAAGCAAAAGAAAGATAATCAGGAAAATTTACGTCAAAGTCGTAATAGCGTCAAAAAAATAATTTCTACCCGTGCTTATACAGTACTTATTCCACAAACTACAAGTAAATTTCGGGACATCATCAATCATCTCAAGCAGCAGGGAGAATTAAGACATGGAATATCCCAGGAATTGATTCATGAATTATTAGATAATCATCGCTGTATCTGTGGTACAGAGCTATCTGAAGGTAGTCAAACACGGGAAAATATCGAAAAACTTTTACAAAAAGCCACATCATCCCTAGTGGAAGAAAAAGCTATCCGTATGACTGCAAAAGTTGATGAAATTGATAAACAAGCCATTAATTTTTGGGAGGCAGTAGATAGGGAACAAAGTCAAATTAATCAATTAAGAATAAACATCGCTGAGATTGAGCTAGAACTTGATAATATTCAAGAAAAGCTTCGCAAAGACCCCAGTGAAGAAATCCGCAACCTCCAGCAGCGTCTAGAGGCAATTGAAGAAAAAATTACAGAACTAACTTTAGAACAAGGAGGTAATCAACAGAAAATTTATCAGTATCAAACAGAATTAGAAGCTTTAATTAAACAAATTCATAAGCAAAAATTTAACGAATCTCGACAGCAATTAGCTCAACGTCGTATCCAAGCAACCCAAGAGGCGATCGCGCGTTTAATTGAAGTTAAAAATCGTCAGGAAGAACAGTTCCGTTTGCAACTAGAGCAACGTATTCAAGAAATATTTAGTCAAATAGCTTTTGCTCCCTATATTCCCAAAATTAGCGAAAAATATGAATTGACTTTAGTAGAAAATACCACAGGAATTGAATCACCAGTTGCTGCATCTACTGCGGAAAATCAAATTCTCAGTCTGTCTTTTATTGCTAGTATTATTGATAGAGTCAGAGAATGGAGCCAAAAGAAAAAAGTCTTGATGGTTCCTGATAGTAATACTTTTCCCATAGTTATGGATTCACCCTTCGGTAGTTTAGATGAACAGTATCGTCGTCAGATTGCCAAAGTCATGCCACAAATGGTGAACCAACTGATTATATTAGTCAACAAAACTCAATGGCGAGGAGAAGTCGAAACAGAAATTACTCACCGAATTGGTAAACAATATATTCTTACCTATTACTCTTCTAAACCTGATTGTGAGGTGGATGATATCGATATAGCAGGTGAAAGATACTATTTAGTCAGGCAAAGTCCTAATGAATTTGAATATACAGAAATCACACCAGTCAACCATGACTAA